The following proteins come from a genomic window of Gynuella sunshinyii YC6258:
- a CDS encoding transposase: MSKYGIVAPQGHKAFCQLIADIYDSAYASLSPRQASSGERFNSGSITKRGNHYVRKQLIHGARAIVSRYQGKHDALNQWVGQLLARRGFHKTCVALVARMARLAWILVARKEYYRAAV; this comes from the coding sequence TTGAGTAAATACGGCATTGTCGCCCCTCAGGGGCATAAGGCATTTTGCCAGCTTATAGCAGACATATACGACTCTGCTTATGCATCATTGTCCCCGAGACAGGCATCCAGTGGTGAACGTTTTAACAGTGGCAGCATCACCAAACGAGGGAATCACTATGTGCGCAAGCAACTCATTCATGGTGCTCGTGCTATTGTCAGTCGATATCAAGGTAAACACGATGCACTCAACCAGTGGGTGGGCCAATTGCTGGCGCGCCGAGGGTTTCATAAAACGTGTGTCGCCCTGGTGGCCCGTATGGCTCGCCTGGCGTGGATACTGGTTGCCCGGAAGGAATATTACCGTGCCGCGGTGTGA
- a CDS encoding bifunctional nicotinamide-nucleotide adenylyltransferase/Nudix hydroxylase has product MTQTFDFAVFIGRFQPFHSGHLKIVREGLERASKLVLLIGSAWQPRNARNPWTHQEREAMVRACLNESENARLLCLPLMDVPYNDELWVRNVQATVNGLVTAHHTTPHRPAKVALIGHRKDQTGFYLNLFPQWHSISIENYRNISATPLREQLFVDTPESAIDTMRSSELLPNAVAEYLLNFVTSDTGFLQLQEEVRFVQKYQQAWQSAPYAPTFVTVDAVVVQSGHVLLVQRRANPGKGLWALPGGFVNQQERLQDACLRELREETRLKVPAPVLKGSIKRSAVYDDPYRSTRGRTITHTFHIELAPNAELPKVKGGDDAQTAQWIPLSNLDPQTMFEDHYFIIQDLLGTV; this is encoded by the coding sequence ATGACTCAGACATTCGATTTCGCGGTCTTCATCGGCCGTTTTCAACCGTTTCATTCCGGCCACCTGAAAATTGTCAGAGAGGGTCTGGAGCGCGCCAGCAAACTGGTGCTGTTGATCGGCTCGGCCTGGCAGCCCAGAAATGCCCGAAATCCCTGGACTCATCAGGAGCGTGAAGCCATGGTCCGGGCCTGCCTCAATGAATCCGAAAATGCGCGCCTGCTGTGCCTGCCGCTGATGGATGTTCCCTACAATGACGAACTCTGGGTGCGCAACGTCCAGGCGACGGTAAATGGTCTGGTCACCGCTCATCACACCACTCCGCACCGGCCAGCCAAAGTTGCGCTGATCGGCCATCGAAAAGATCAAACCGGTTTTTATCTGAACCTGTTTCCGCAATGGCACAGCATCAGCATTGAAAATTACCGCAATATCAGCGCTACCCCGTTGCGTGAACAATTGTTTGTCGATACCCCGGAATCTGCCATCGATACCATGCGCAGTAGCGAATTGCTGCCCAACGCCGTCGCAGAGTACTTATTGAATTTTGTGACTTCAGATACCGGTTTTCTTCAGTTGCAGGAAGAAGTCCGGTTCGTACAAAAATATCAGCAGGCTTGGCAATCCGCCCCGTACGCGCCCACGTTTGTTACCGTTGATGCCGTGGTCGTGCAATCCGGTCATGTGCTGCTGGTCCAACGTCGTGCCAACCCTGGCAAGGGCCTGTGGGCGTTACCAGGCGGGTTCGTCAATCAACAGGAACGCCTGCAGGATGCCTGTCTGCGAGAACTACGCGAAGAAACCCGGCTGAAAGTGCCGGCACCGGTACTGAAAGGCTCTATCAAACGTTCAGCCGTGTACGATGACCCCTACCGTTCCACTCGCGGCCGTACCATTACCCATACCTTTCACATCGAACTGGCCCCCAATGCCGAACTGCCCAAAGTGAAAGGTGGTGACGACGCCCAGACGGCACAATGGATCCCTCTCAGCAACCTGGACCCACAAACCATGTTTGAAGATCACTACTTCATCATCCAGGACTTACTGGGAACCGTATAA
- a CDS encoding NUDIX hydrolase — MMGTYKTEREFLQHYNIHDHELPLVSVDVAIFTLLEGRLQVLLVKRGDFPHKGRWSLPGGFVNQQQDQDLSATARRKLLEKTGVDTSHLEQIATVGNHKRDPRGWSVTVLYMALIPYSPAQAIAAPVSDARWWPLEEAAEQRLAFDHNELISMARERLRSKTGYTMLPAYIIDSPFSLTQLQQAFEELLGTEVEKKSFRRRVLAADILEEVGEGLAESGRGRRAALYRPKKGGEQHAFVRVFGGVEEV; from the coding sequence ATGATGGGTACTTATAAGACCGAACGGGAATTTTTGCAGCATTACAATATTCATGACCACGAACTGCCACTGGTATCGGTGGATGTTGCCATCTTCACTTTGCTGGAAGGACGTTTGCAGGTGCTGTTGGTGAAACGCGGAGATTTTCCACACAAAGGGCGTTGGTCCCTGCCGGGTGGTTTTGTGAATCAACAACAGGACCAGGATCTGTCGGCGACGGCACGACGCAAGCTGCTGGAAAAAACCGGCGTCGATACCTCTCACCTGGAACAGATTGCCACCGTTGGCAATCACAAACGTGATCCGCGAGGCTGGTCGGTAACGGTGCTTTATATGGCGCTGATACCCTATTCACCGGCGCAGGCGATTGCCGCACCGGTCAGTGATGCGCGCTGGTGGCCGTTAGAGGAAGCAGCTGAGCAGCGCCTGGCGTTTGATCACAACGAACTGATATCTATGGCCAGAGAGCGCTTGCGCAGTAAGACCGGTTATACCATGTTGCCGGCATACATTATTGATAGCCCGTTCAGCCTGACTCAGTTACAGCAGGCTTTTGAAGAGTTATTAGGGACGGAGGTGGAGAAAAAATCCTTTCGCCGACGAGTACTCGCCGCCGATATTCTGGAAGAAGTCGGCGAAGGCCTGGCGGAAAGCGGCCGTGGTCGCCGGGCGGCATTGTATCGACCCAAAAAAGGCGGTGAACAGCATGCGTTTGTGAGAGTGTTTGGTGGGGTGGAAGAGGTGTAA
- a CDS encoding MFS transporter, with protein MAKLNSGSSYVALSVCHMAGTIDLAALPLWIGGLIEYYHLTPPQAGMTVTLFLGSVVLISSLLAPRFHQLKHRYVAVSGFLLAALCFLIMSGLPVSDERLAAFLILHSVAGLGVGAALSVTHGCIGRTKNPHHLFGIVNVSMGALAIAMFAVMPGMVRQLGGQVIFTAFAITVGISAIYALFFFPTIDHLSVTEKHKTRLSGSMPPVAWMIIGVVICLTLSQSMVFSFVERIGVNRGFESSNIQAMFVIMGFINLLPGILAALMQKRLSPISVSFSGPVLQALAALTLTSSSSFLLFAIPVSVYVTLAIFTHTFLFGLLSKIDPSGRAVAATPAMMMIGSASGPVLGGLIVSVVGYHGLGWGVAVIACVASTLTFQARTLLSQSNRSSALTNTKENFIYD; from the coding sequence ATGGCTAAGCTAAATAGCGGGAGCAGCTACGTTGCTCTCAGTGTATGTCATATGGCGGGAACCATAGATTTAGCCGCACTCCCGCTTTGGATTGGAGGCTTGATTGAGTACTATCATTTAACGCCTCCCCAAGCTGGTATGACGGTTACGCTATTCTTGGGTAGCGTTGTACTGATCAGCTCACTACTGGCTCCTCGCTTTCACCAACTAAAGCACAGGTATGTTGCCGTTTCAGGCTTTTTGTTAGCCGCACTTTGCTTCCTGATAATGTCCGGACTACCTGTTTCCGACGAGCGCCTGGCTGCGTTTCTGATCCTGCACAGTGTTGCCGGTCTGGGAGTGGGAGCGGCGTTATCAGTAACCCATGGCTGCATTGGCAGAACCAAAAACCCGCATCACCTGTTTGGGATTGTAAATGTTTCCATGGGAGCACTGGCCATCGCCATGTTTGCAGTCATGCCGGGAATGGTCCGTCAATTGGGTGGGCAGGTTATATTCACAGCGTTTGCGATCACCGTCGGAATCAGTGCGATCTACGCATTATTCTTTTTTCCGACGATCGACCACCTGTCTGTCACTGAAAAACATAAAACACGCCTATCCGGGTCTATGCCACCGGTCGCCTGGATGATCATCGGAGTGGTCATCTGCCTGACACTGAGTCAGTCAATGGTATTTTCATTTGTTGAACGCATTGGCGTGAATCGTGGTTTCGAGTCGTCAAACATCCAAGCCATGTTCGTTATCATGGGTTTCATTAATTTATTGCCAGGGATACTGGCAGCGCTGATGCAAAAGCGGTTATCCCCCATTTCAGTCAGCTTTTCGGGGCCTGTTTTGCAGGCTTTGGCGGCACTGACTCTGACCAGTTCAAGTTCCTTTTTGTTGTTTGCCATTCCGGTCTCCGTATATGTCACATTGGCCATTTTTACCCATACTTTCCTGTTTGGTCTTCTCTCCAAGATCGACCCGTCAGGACGCGCTGTCGCGGCAACACCGGCGATGATGATGATAGGCTCCGCCAGTGGTCCAGTACTGGGAGGCCTCATTGTGTCTGTGGTCGGCTATCACGGATTGGGATGGGGTGTCGCGGTGATTGCATGTGTGGCCTCCACTCTGACTTTTCAGGCCCGGACATTGTTATCACAAAGCAATCGTAGTTCCGCCCTTACAAATACAAAGGAGAATTTTATTTATGACTGA